A part of Ziziphus jujuba cultivar Dongzao chromosome 8, ASM3175591v1 genomic DNA contains:
- the LOC107414065 gene encoding protein ORANGE-GREEN, chloroplastic isoform X2: MELQEIQDNIRSRRNKIFLHMEEVRRLRIQQRIKSAELGIFKEEQENELPNFPSFIPFLPPLSSANLKLYYATCFSLIAGIILFGGLLAPTLELKLGLGGTSYEDFIRSVHLPMQLSQVDPIVASFSGGAVGVISALMVVEINNVKQQEHKRCKYCLGTGYLACARCSNTGSLVLIEPAMSTVNGRDRPLSLPKTERCSNCSGSGKVMCPTCLCTGMAMASEHDPRIDPFD, translated from the exons ATGGAACTACAAGAAATTCAGGATAATATTCGAAGTCGAAGGAACAAGATCTTTTTGCATATGGAGGAG GTTCGCAGGCTGAGGATACAACAGAGAATCAAAAGTGCTGAGCTTGGAATTTTTAAGGAAGAGCAAGAAAATGAACTTCCTAATTTTCCATCATTTATACCCTTCTTGCCCCCTTTG AGTTCAGCAAACCTTAAGCTGTATTATGCTACTTGTTTTTCTTTGATTGCGGGGATAATACTTTTTGGAGGCCTTCTTGCTCCCACT TTGGAGCTGAAGCTGGGACTAGGAGGCACATCATATGAAGACTTTATACGAAGTGTGCATCTGCCGATGCAGTTGAG TCAGGTTGATCCGATAGTGGCATCGTTCTCTGGAGGAGCAGTTGGAGTGATTTCAGCACTAATGGTTGTTGAAATAAACAATGTAAAACAGCAGGAGCATAAAAGATGCAAATATTGTCTTGGAACTG GATATCTTGCTTGTGCTCGCTGTTCAAACACAGGATCACTCGTTCTTATTGAACCAGCAATGTCAACAGTTAATGGTAGAGATCGGCCACTTTCATTGCCTAAAACTGAAAGGTGTTCAAATTGCTCAGGATCTGGAAAG GTTATGTGCCCCACATGCCTCTGTACCGGAATGGCAATGGCAAGCGAGCATGACCCTCGGATTGATCCATTTGACTAA
- the LOC107414068 gene encoding uncharacterized protein LOC107414068 has product MEALIASYGETSSDSDSESPLPPPPASTSSEVFCPLPPPPLSLLNPANSIGALDYFDGGQSSRLRTFPHVEGNYALHVYIPVSIPSAPKKELALFLKKVARVVPGLYAVDVDVPLDALCKDDDKLEQVALERELHISLGRTVPIRLHQIDTVVTMLRQKLQLQRRYWIDFSKWEIFVNDDCTRTFLSMEVVAAGLVEIRKQIQAVNEVYKLHNLPEFYKDPRPHISLAWASGDISNTLKNAIQEERRLSVGGSIQKCFFSCKFNGIVCKIGNKTYKICKFSDK; this is encoded by the exons ATGGAGGCTCTGATAGCCTCTTACGGCGAAACATCCTCCGACTCGGACTCCGAGTCTCCACTTCCTCCACCTCCAGCTTCCACCAGCTCCGAGGTGTTCTGCCCTCTGCCTCCACCTCCTCTTTCGCTTCTCAATCCCGCAAATTCTATCG GAGCTCTGGATTACTTTGATGGCGGTCAGTCCAGCAGACTTAGGACATTCCCTCATGTTGAAGGGAACTATGCTTTGCATGTCTACATCCCAg TCTCTATACCATCTGCGCCAAAGAAGGAGTTGGCCCTTTTCTTGAAGAAAGTTGCTCGTGTTGTGCCTGGTCTTTATGCGGTTGACGTTGATGTCCCACTTGATGCTCTTTGCAAAGATGATGATAAGCTCGAACAAGTTGCCTTGGAAAGGGAATTGCACATTAGTTTGGGACGAACTGTCCCAATCCGGTTGCACCAGATTGACACGGTAGTGACCATGCTTCGGCAGAAGCTTCAGCTTCAGAGGCG GTATTGGATTGATTTTAGTAAGTGGGAGATTTTTGTTAATGATGATTGCACTCGTACTTTTCTATCAATGGAAGTTGTTGCTGCCGGTTTGGTTGAG ATAAGGAAGCAGATTCAAGCTGTCAATGAGGTTTATAAACTTCACAATCTTCCTGAATTTTATAAg GATCCACGTCCTCATATATCGTTGGCTTGGGCATCGGGTGACATCAGTAATACCTTGAAGAATGCAATTCAAGAGGAAAGAAGACTTTCAGTTGGAGGGTCGATACAGAAATGTTTCTTTAGCTGTAAATTCAATGGTATTGTGTGTAAGATTGGTAATAAAACgtataaaatatgtaaattttcagataaatga
- the LOC107414065 gene encoding protein ORANGE-GREEN, chloroplastic isoform X1 — MICLGRVLSISYPINNRLYTCNFHRTSYRFDDVRPRLRSKWRSMASEPESSSSFASSIESDSPDINAAGFCIIEGPETVQDFAKMELQEIQDNIRSRRNKIFLHMEEVRRLRIQQRIKSAELGIFKEEQENELPNFPSFIPFLPPLSSANLKLYYATCFSLIAGIILFGGLLAPTLELKLGLGGTSYEDFIRSVHLPMQLSQVDPIVASFSGGAVGVISALMVVEINNVKQQEHKRCKYCLGTGYLACARCSNTGSLVLIEPAMSTVNGRDRPLSLPKTERCSNCSGSGKVMCPTCLCTGMAMASEHDPRIDPFD; from the exons ATGATTTGTTTGGGTCGGGTTTTGTCGATTTCATATCCAATAAACAATAGGTTGTATACTTGTAATTTTCATAGAACGAGCTACAGATTCGACGATGTAAGACCTAGATTGAGATCGAAATGGCGGTCCATGGCGTCGGAGCCTGAGTCATCATCTTCTTTCGCTTCTTCCATTGAATCCGATTCACCTGATATAAACGCTGCCGG ATTCTGCATCATTGAGGGACCTGAAACGGTACAAGACTTTGCCAAAATGGAACTACAAGAAATTCAGGATAATATTCGAAGTCGAAGGAACAAGATCTTTTTGCATATGGAGGAG GTTCGCAGGCTGAGGATACAACAGAGAATCAAAAGTGCTGAGCTTGGAATTTTTAAGGAAGAGCAAGAAAATGAACTTCCTAATTTTCCATCATTTATACCCTTCTTGCCCCCTTTG AGTTCAGCAAACCTTAAGCTGTATTATGCTACTTGTTTTTCTTTGATTGCGGGGATAATACTTTTTGGAGGCCTTCTTGCTCCCACT TTGGAGCTGAAGCTGGGACTAGGAGGCACATCATATGAAGACTTTATACGAAGTGTGCATCTGCCGATGCAGTTGAG TCAGGTTGATCCGATAGTGGCATCGTTCTCTGGAGGAGCAGTTGGAGTGATTTCAGCACTAATGGTTGTTGAAATAAACAATGTAAAACAGCAGGAGCATAAAAGATGCAAATATTGTCTTGGAACTG GATATCTTGCTTGTGCTCGCTGTTCAAACACAGGATCACTCGTTCTTATTGAACCAGCAATGTCAACAGTTAATGGTAGAGATCGGCCACTTTCATTGCCTAAAACTGAAAGGTGTTCAAATTGCTCAGGATCTGGAAAG GTTATGTGCCCCACATGCCTCTGTACCGGAATGGCAATGGCAAGCGAGCATGACCCTCGGATTGATCCATTTGACTAA
- the LOC107414069 gene encoding ATP-dependent DNA helicase SRS2-like protein At4g25120 has protein sequence MQSGEITAEQRARITHNFRAAKALLARKRPRHDAVLSNRSLTFAKIPNENGMETPCDFSRIKRVPLADISMNTPQSPYTGHKTIDHEKPSCNSDCGTSIVNGTMSVAVENGCALDYSSRTLIKQEENCSLLTPSVIDDDDFDESILKEIDVLCEQKSAAKAESTDTPNSDYHVQIRHTNDDPSTGSEPLIASEMIESVGVLDFGDGVECGAEDMTNSQRIKIASMSREFSKYMQSLNDRQREAACNDTSTPLMIVAGPGSGKTSTMVGRVLMLLSEGISPSNVLAMTFTTAAASEMRDRIGAVAGKSTAKELTISTFHSFSLQLCRLHAEKLGRTSDFLIYGHGQQRRAVIEAVRLLENEKSKKNLDTYISAEESNGMTSPQHFKDMSKKWQKFVTKAKAYGKTPAECCKLGDEIGAAILRNYDDILKSCNALDYHDLISCSVKLLTEFPEVFKESQDSWKAIVIDEFQDTSAMQYKLLKILASHNCITIVGDDDQSIFSFNGADVSGFDSFRKDFSNYKEIRLNKNYRSTRYIIEAASSVIQNNIKRCQVKHVDTDNCSGSKIIIKECHNEDAQCAFIIDKIFETTSSGSAAKCSYGNIAILYRRQVSGKVFQTAFRERQIPFNIHGVAFYRKKVVRAIIAMLRTALPGCDDEPYRQAFKALLPFEKEEKKRVIEHIDKVSTIRKCSFMSAACDIFNAKVSGTFKRNQLTQGRKVLLTLDMISKMVHREQSISAVITSVANMVPQRYLLEQRAVVDVDGKKLLNEDNDMRSVLQYLLDDVSDFLSTKYFAVDGETKVEEKGCLNVLNAFVDHISERERENFRSRRQENENSVTLTTIHQSKGLEWDIVFIVKANDSEIPLLHEFNSVAKVNGTSVEEERRLFYVAMTRARRNLFILYVTADSNFQILQPSRFLKEIPDHVREIQAELNTQDLLANPDRPKGAAPLTVDRPGKIHSSESDMIPNDLFLNKINERPIELIEPMEAGNGNNFLKRFRVEERSIISHVFHQWAKKQAFQDPKRLLDKIGFIIDERLRLKKNKHKEVWLMLKSCLKCDEAFQYAEYVLRWEKIPADKRAHLMREKQEHFQKLRIENSMGSSAPTSKQISYLQNLGCTVTPTSRLHASRLIEQYKSL, from the exons ATGCAGAGCGGAGAGATCACGGCGGAGCAAAGAGCCAGAATCACCCACAATTTCAGAGCTGCCAAAGCCCTTCTTGCTCGAAAACGCCCTCGTCACGACGCCGTTTTATCCAATCGCTCCCTTACCTTTGCCAA AATTCCGAATGAAAATGGAATGGAAACCCCATGTGATTTTAGCAGAATCAAAAGGGTTCCCCTTGCGGATATTTCAATGAACACGCCGCAATCCCCGTATACCGGGCACAAAACAATAGACCATGAAAAGCCCAGCTGCAATTCAGATTGTGGGACTTCAATTGTTAATGGGACAATGAGTGTTGCTGTAGAAAATGGATGTGCGTTGGACTATTCTTCTAGAACCCtcatcaaacaagaagaaaattgttCGCTTTTGACTCCTAGCGTTATAGACGATGATGATTTTGACGAGTCCATATTGAAAGAAATTGATGTTCTATGTGAGCAGAAATCTGCTGCAAAAGCAGAAAGTACGGATACACCAAACAGTGACTATCATGTTCAGATTCGGCATACAAATGATGACCCTAGTACTGGTTCGGAGCCTTTGATTGCAAGTGAGATGATAGAAAGTGTAGGGGTGTTGGACTTTGGAGATGGTGTTGAATGTGGAGCAGAGGATATGACTAATTCCCAGAGAATAAAGATTGCGAGCATGTCTCGGGAGTTCTCGAAATATATGCAGTCTCTCAATGACAGACAACGTGAAGCGGCCTGTAATGATACCTCGACACCTTTGATGATTGTTGCTGGTCCAGGAAGTGGAAAG ACTTCCACAATGGTAGGACGTGTCCTCATGCTTCTCAGTGAG GGCATTAGCCCGTCAAATGTTTTGGCAATGACTTTCACCACAGCTGCGGCCTCTGAGATGAGAGATCGTATTGGAGCAGTGGCCGGAAAATCAACTGCTAAAGAGCTTACAATCAGCACATTCCATTCATTTTCCTTGCAGCTTTGTCGATTGCATGCAGAGAA ACTTGGGCGTACATCAGATTTCTTGATATATGGACATGGACAGCAGAGAAGAGCAGTCATAGAGGCTGTGCGGTtattagaaaatgaaaagagTAAGAAAAATCTTGACACTTATATATCTGCTGAAGAGTCAAATGGTATGACATCTCCACAACATTTTAAGGATATGTCAAAAAAATGGCAGAAGTTTGTAACCAAG GCCAAAGCTTATGGAAAAACTCCAGCCGAATGTTGTAAATTGGGTGATGAAATAGGA GCTGCTATTCTTAGGAACTACGATGACATTTTAAAATCTTGTAATGCTTTGGACTACCATGACTTAATTAGTTGTTCTGTGAAGCTTCTCACTGAGTTTCCTGAAG TATTCAAGGAGTCCCAGGATTCATGGAAAGCCATTGTAATAGATGAGTTTCAAGACACAAGTGCCATGCAGTACAAGCTTCTGAAGATTCTTGCATCTCACAACTGCATAACAATTGTTGGTGATGATGATCAG TCCATTTTCAGTTTCAATGGAGCTGACGTTTCTGGATTTGATTCATTTCGCAAAGACTTTTCAAATTACAAAGAG ATCAGGCTAAATAAAAACTATCGCTCCACAAGGTATATTATTGAAGCTGCATCTTCTgttatacaaaataatataaagcgATGCCAAGTAAAGCATGTTGACACTGATAATTGTTCTGGATCAAAG ATAATTATCAAGGAATGCCACAATGAGGATGCACAATGTGCTTTCATTATTGATAAAATCTTCGAAACCACTTCCTCTGGTTCAGCTGCTAAGTGTTCTTATGGAAACATTGCTATTCTTTACCGGAGGCAG GTGTCGGGGAAAGTCTTCCAAACAGCCTTCCGAGAAAGGCAAATACCTTTTAACATTCATGGTGTGGCCTTTTATAGGAAAAAG GTAGTAAGAGCCATTATTGCAATGCTTAGGACAGCATTACCTGGTTGTGATGATGAACCATATCGTCAAGCATTCAAGGCTCTACTTCCTTTTgagaaagaggaaaagaagaGG GTAATTGAGCATATAGACAAAGTTTCAACTATTAGAAAATGCAGCTTTATGTCGGCTGCCTGTGACATCTTTAATGCAAAAGTTTCGGGTACCTTCAAGAG GAATCAGCTAACTCAAGGACGCAAGGTGTTGTTGACACTAGACATGATTTCAAAGATGGTACACAGG GAACAATCGATTTCAGCCGTCATTACCTCTGTGGCAAACATGGTACCTCAG AGGTACCTTCTCGAGCAGCGGGCAGTTGTTGATGTTGATGGGAAAAAATTGCTGAATGAAGACAATGACATGAGATCT GTTCTTCAATACCTATTGGATGATGTGTCTGATTTCTTATCAACTAAATATTTTGCGGTTGATGGGGAGACAAAAGTAGAAGAGAAAGGGTGTCTTAATGTGCTCAATGCTTTTGTGGATCACATATCTGAgcgggagagagaaaattttcgtTCCCGAAGGCAGGAGAATGAGAATTCAGTCACCTTGACTACCATTCATCAG TCAAAAGGTTTGGAGTGGGacattgtttttattgttaag GCAAATGATTCTGAAATTCCTTTGCTGCATGAGTTTAATAGTGTGGCAAAGGTAAATGGGACTTCAGTTGAG GAGGAACGTCGCCTTTTCTATGTTGCAATGACTCGTGCTCGAAGAAATCTTTTCATACTGTATGTTACAGCGGATTCAAATTTTCAG ATACTTCAACCTTCACGATTTCTGAAGGAAATTCCAGATCATGTTCGAGAGATTCAG GCTGAACTGAATACACAAGATTTATTAGCCAATCCCGACCGTCCTAAAGGAGCTGCCCCGCTTACTGTTGATCGACCTGGGAAAATCCATTCTTCTGAATCAGACATGATTCCAAATGATTTATTCCTTAACAAAATTAATGAGCGTCCAATAGAGTTGATAGAACCAATGGAAGCAGGCAATggaaataatttcttaaaaag ATTTCGTGTAGAAGAGAGATCAATTATATCCCACGTGTTTCATCAGTGGGCTAAGAAGCAAGCATTTCAAGATCCAAAACGGCTGCTTGAC